The Cucumis melo cultivar AY chromosome 9, USDA_Cmelo_AY_1.0, whole genome shotgun sequence genome includes the window AAATTCTTGTTTTCATTTCATTACACTTTTGGATTttgatataattattttgtGTTCAACAAGGGTTGCACTTTTATCCCTGTTAAAACATCCTCGTATATTTTATGAGAGAAAAAATTACGTCAAACATGAAATTATAAAGCATCAAAGACAAAATAGATACTATAACTTATTTTTCTATTCAAATATTTATTCACTAATAACCCTAATTTTGTGTCTCGTGTATTTTTAATTAAGATCTCTCCAtttcaaagttttaaaaaagtatGAACTTGTTTTAATCAAAGACTTGACAAATTGTTATCATGAGGAAATGTTTAAGAATCAAAAGTTCTGAATAATAATTTGGTTTCTCtacttttgattttaaaatttttaaaacgtTCATTTTGGTGTTTAATAGTTTAACTTAAGCATATTCATTTTCATCGTCATGTTTTCAGTAGCGGTTCATTTTGGTCTTTATACTTTTAAAACGTGCTCATTAATTTTTGTTGcttcatttttatttcattatcaAGGGAAATAACGGTCACTTTTTGAAAATTCATGAGACTAAATAAACCAAAGATAAAAGTACAACgaccaaaataaaattttcatttctaaaGTAGCCTAATTTTGGTTTGAGTGAGAATTTATGTAATTTTCttctaaactaaaaaaaatgttaaaaaaaaaaaaaaaaaactaaatttatataCAATATGTTTTATTTGTTGGTATATGCATGATATGTAAGATTGTACATGAAATTCCAGACATTCTGTGGGATACCAAACAAAGACTATACTTTCAATTTAAATAGCATACCAAATAAAGACCATGCTTACATACATGTGGAACATCGtcaatttttcatttgaaaaaatcaaaatatttataaatataataaaaattcatTGTTATCGATATCTATTTTATGTTTATCTTCATGTATTAAAAAACCAATCATCATTTCATAGCTATGTCACTTTAAAAAGAATGATAAAAAAGTGATCGAGAGCTTTAACTTCCTACCAACAAGGCTCGTTCATATCTCATTTCTCAAAAGATCGTGACACGATGTGaattctaaaaatataaaaaaaaaaaaatagcatttGATATACATTAGCAGCCACCTCAAGAAGGCACAAAAATACTTCCATAAAGCATGAACGATATCATATTATAAAATGATAGAATCACTGGAACCAAATAAACCTCAGTACTAAAAGGATTTACAAGCGTAAGTCGGATATATTTATGAATAAATTTGTTACTTTTCCTTTTTATGCTCTCATCTAAGAATTCTTCACTTTCTATATCTAAAGGAAAAGAACTAATTGGAAGGAACTTGGCCAAAATGAAAATAGTTGGATCAATATAACATTTGACCGAGAGGGAAGAAATTAACAAACGCAAAATGAtctattttctttgatttttttttcaagttttatttttctctcataattacataaagtaaaaaaaaaaaaagaaaaaaaaaaaaaaaaaaaaaagaaaaaagagagagagagagagagagagagagagagagagaactaTGAAACGGCGACGTTTAACTATGAAACGACGGCGTCTGGGGAGTCACTGCAGGCGGATCCAAAAAAATCAACCAGCTTCTGCAAGATAACGACTTGGGTTTTCAAAACAACAATGTAGTCGGCGGTGTCCTTGAACAACTCATCCGCTTGCCGTGGTTGGCCGTGTCCAGCGGCGGATTGCGGCGGGATGAGGCTCTGCAGAGCTTCCAATTTGGTGGAGACTTCGGAGCAGCCGAGAGTCGAATCCCCCGGCCGGCAGCCTGCATTGTGACGGCGGTGGAAGCGACGACGGGAATGGGTTAGAGATCGTTTGGTTCTTCTTCTTCGGTAATTTCTGAGAGGATTTGGGAGTGTGTTGGTTTTAGAGCTCATTGTGAGAGCCAATTTGGTCGCTCAATAACAATGAGAAACCTTCCTTTAAGTAAACAGTAGGTGAACTCTTTGCCCCTCTATTTTCGCTTTTATTTCCGTTTTGCCATTTCCATGTTTTCAAATTATCTCTTTACTTTTctctatttaaaataaataaataaaataattttaaaaaaatgttattaatgAGAGTAGTATTAATCAAACCTGTTATCGATGAGTTTTGTAGTATTTGTAATTCTTCTCGAAGATCCTCACCAAGGTAATTattcaaaacaaaaactatTTGAATGTTGATGTGAAAAATGTATCTCTAATTTTGCTTTAAAacatttttagaaatatttgttttagtttaaatttaaaataagatTGTCATTATTTGAAATatagagagaaaagaaaggggTTGACGCGGTAATTTTGGAAAGAAAGGACCGCAATTTGTCGTCAAAGAAAGCATGCTCCTCTCAAACGGCGCATGTGATGTCATGAATCCCATATTTCATCTTCCCAATTTACCCTCACAACCCAATACAAATTACAACAACATTTTTAATAAAAGCCAACCATAATTGAGGGAAAATGATTATAGGATAAGATAATGTCACAATGTGACCCATAATTTCATCTCAATTAATCAATAAagatctctttttttttttattagttcTTCCTAAATGTCAAAATAAACATTCAATTCATATTTGGTACCTTCAATTTCGGGTGAACGGGGATGACTATTACGtagtttaaataaaatttgaatttcatatCGTTGTTGCTTTGAAAGATAAACCTTTCTAtaaatatgtatgtatataaaagTCTATTAGCCGATTGATAATTATGACGAGATTAGTAGATTTCATCCTATGGTTATTAGTGGCAGCTACATAGTAGCTGTGTTGCTTCTTGGAGGGGTAGGATGTAATAATGAGAAGAGAAGAGGGgcagaaaagagaagaaaatgaaaaagtgTATTAAGTGGGTGATCTAATTGGGAGAGATGTGGGTTATGGCTTCCCAAAAGGTTGCATGTGAATGTGATATGGGCCATCACAGCCAGCAAAGATTGAGAGAGAAAGAGggggggtttttttttttctttttcttttgcccTTTTTAGAGAGAGAAATGAGGCACATGGGAAGGCACATGCAAAGAAGGGATTTTGGAGGGTAGCCTTTGAGCATGTGACAAAAGAGGGACAGTGCAGCAGCATGAAAATTGTACAACCATGTCCTACACATTCCCCCCCTCTTTCCATGGACCTCATCTTAATTGGGACCCTACCTGTCCTCTCATCTTCGTTTGGTAACGATTTTGATTTTACTTACTGGAACGTGTTGTTGTGTTTGTCTTAATAAAGGAGATAAGAGATGGTATTAAGTACGTTAGCATGTCTAATTAGTTGAGGAATAAAATTGACTTTGAGTTTAGAAGATTGAACGAAAGAATTAGTCACTTCTCGAAATTAATTTAGATGCAACAAAGAAACTTTCGCTTGCCGGACAATATATAGTCGAAAACTAAGCTTATATATAAACATTGCTTCTACTTGTGATTTTCGTACTTTATTTAGGCGTAGCTTTTTGGAATGTCTTGGTAAGTCGtgtaaaatttttaaaattagaaagggaaaaaaaaacatgattTTGTTTCTTAATTTTGACTTAGAATTATAAGAATaagtgtttttttaaaaatagttttttgaaagaaaaaattagaTATCACTCCGGAAGATCTAGAATTCTAATCTTATGTCAGGACCTACAGGTCGAGGGACAATCTCAGGTAGACAATTTCTACGGGACATAGATCTCCCAAAAAACGTACCAAATGCCAAGGAAAGCTACTATTACTCGAACAACCCAATACATAATCATACACGCTCAAACTTTTACAATTGtacaaaacccaatcaaaagaAGTTTATACATCTTGGAAAAGAGCACACTACAAGTAAAACTAAGCCTCAACGAAAATATGACTCATGAAGTTCAGCAGTGTGCTCGAACGACGACATAATAAGGAAGTGAGATCAAGAAATAAGTTCAACAACTAGTCATATTGTGTATTCGATGAATAACATGTTACAAGAAAAAaagtataattttaaaaacaaaatattatcGACAAACTCATAGTttaatttgttattttcttttaatttttttagaatttagagCCGTGTTTGAAAAAGTTGAAAACCATATAAAAGAAAGGGAATAAATCATGAATTTCAAAAgtagcaaaatattaaaaatccTAATTGCCTTAAAAAACTTCGTAAACAAGAGGAGAAATTTAAAcgataaataaaaagtaaataaacaaatttttattttaaagtcAACCGTACAAGGCTTATATCTGATGAATTAGGCTCATTTTAACAAATGATAACATATAAACTATACATTCTTTTTTCTTCGCTCCCATGAGTATAAGAAAACGAGTAATTCTCTCATTTAAATAGTGAAACCAATACTATAATCAATCACAACG containing:
- the LOC127150981 gene encoding uncharacterized protein LOC127150981; its protein translation is MSSKTNTLPNPLRNYRRRRTKRSLTHSRRRFHRRHNAGCRPGDSTLGCSEVSTKLEALQSLIPPQSAAGHGQPRQADELFKDTADYIVVLKTQVVILQKLVDFFGSACSDSPDAVVS